GTGACCGCATCATGCGTCGGGACGCGAGCATCATGGCGAGCCCTGTCGCACCTGCGCCAGTCCGACATGCGGTATCCGCCGTGCATGGCGGCATGCGGCAGCTTCGATTGACACGGGCACCGCCGGCGCTAGGTTCGCGCAGAAGAAGAAACAAAAGAAGGAATCGCCGTGACACGCGTCAACACGACGTGAGTGGAGTGGCGCGGTCGTCGGCGCTCGCGCCATTCCGCATCCGCAACTATCGCTTCCAGTGGCCGTCCGACCTGCTCACCTCCTGGGCGTTTGAGGTCGAGACGCTGGTGCTCGGCTGGTACATCCTGGTCGAGACCGGCTCGGTGCTGCTGCTCACCGTGCTTGCATCGCTCCAGTTCGTCGGAACGCTGGTGGCGCCCGTCTTCGGCATGATCGGCGATCGCATCGGTCATCGCGACCTGCTGGTCGTGATGCGGCTCGCCTACACCGTGCTGTCGTCGACCATCATGGTGCTGGCGCTGACCGGTCATTTGTCTCCGCTCAGCGTCATGATCATCGTCGCGATCATGGGCCTCATCCGTCCTTCGGATCTCGGCGTGCGGGGCGCGTTGCTTGCCGAGATCATGCCGCCCGAACAACTGGTCGGAGCCATCAGTGTCGGGCGCACCACCCAGGACAGTGCTCGCATCGCCGGGGCGTTGACGGGCGCCGGACTGTTCGCCGTGCTCGGCATCGGCCTCGTCTATGTCGCGATCGCGTGCCTTTATTTTGTGGCCGCGCTTCTCATGCTCTGCCTGACCCGGCCGAAAAGGACCGTGACCACGAGCGATCTTCCGGCGAACAGCCATGCCATTTCGCGGTTGTTCGGCGACCTCAAGGAAGGGATCGTCTACGCCTGGAACGGTCCGGGCATGCGCGCGGCGCTCTGCGTCGCCTTTCTGGCCAACCTCACCGCGTTTCCGTTTACCGGCGGCTTGCTGCCCTACATCGCGCGCGACATCTTTCTGACCGACCAGACCGGCCTCGGCTATCTGTCGGCGAGCTTCGCCGTCGGCTCGCTGATCGGCTCCGTCACGCTCAGTCTCGTCAGCGGGCTGCGCATTGCCCGGCTTCTGATCGGCGCGACGCTGGCCTGGTACGCCATGCTGCTGGTCTTCGTGGAGGTCAGGACCATGCCGGTGGCGATGGCCTGCCTGGTCCTCGCCGGGATCGCGCAGAGCATGTCGATGATCTCGGCCGCCGTGATCCTGATGCGGACGGCGAGCGCGCATCTGCGCGGCCGCGTCATGGGCGTGCGCATGATGGTAATCTATGGCCTGCCGCTGGGACTGCTCGCGGCCGGCAGCCTGATCGACATCATCGGCTATTCCGCGACCGGCTCGCTCTATGCCGCCTTAGGGATCATCGCGATGCTGGCGATCGCGATCCGCTGGCGCGCCGACCTCTGGCCGGAGCATGCCCCCGCAAACGCGCGGTGACGGGGCCTAATCCCCGTACCCGCGCAGCCGCTCGATATCGAGGATGGTGACGCCGCCATATTCGAGCCGCAGCAGTCCCTCTTTCTCCAGCCGGTTCAGCGCGCGATTGGCATTCTGGCGGGACATGCCGGAGAGCGCGCCGATCTCCTCCTGGGTGATCTCCAGATGCGCGGTCGATTCGGGATAGAGGATCGGGTTGAACAGTGAAGCGATGCTGCGGGCGAGGCGCGCGGTGGCATCCAGCGTGCGGTTGACCTCGAGCATGCCGATGAACTGGCCGAGCCGCTCGTTGAGCTGGCGGACCAGAAAGCGGTTGAAGCCGACGCTGTTCTCGAACAGCCACATGAAGGCGCTGCGTTCCATCAGCGCGACCCGGCTGCCGCGTAGCGCGACCACGTCATAGCGCCGCGGCTCGTTCTTCAGCACGCTGCCTTCGCCGAACCAGGCTCCCGCCGTCAACCCGGCCAGACTCGTCTCCTTGCCGTCGCGTGAGACCCCGCCCATCCGGGCGAGGCCGCTGACCATGCCGGCCCAATAGTCGAAGGTATCGCCACGCATGAACACGGTCTCGCCGGTGCCGTAGGACCGCTCGGTGATTCCGCCGCGTGCGACCTCGATCTCGGCCTGCGTGAGCTCGCGCGACCAGGCGGCGACGCGCTTCAGATGATCCTCTGAAATCATGATCTCGAAGCCAGCCGCACCGTTTCGTCACTCCACCCTTCTGTTGCACTGCAACATCTCATCTCAGCGGTCCATCCGACGAAAGATGGACGCCGCGCCCGCCCGAAAAACTTTGTCGCCGAATTGTCAGGCCGAAGACATTTCAAAATAGCGCTTTCCCGTATTGAGAGCCACCTTGGGCGATGCGGCGTTTGATCCCTGACGGGATCGAAGGCGGCGCGGGGCCGGTCGAGACCAATGGCTGCATGGCCTCACTGGCACGACCGTACTAGGATCGCCCGAAAACAACGGATGAAGAGCGCCGATGAATGCGCCATCACCGGGAGGGATTTGTTTGGTGGCTACCAGTCTCGAAGTGCGCGGCGTGTCCTTGCGATTCGGTGGCGTCCGTGCGCTGACCGATGTCGGCTTCGCTATCCGGGAAGGCGAGCTGTTCTCGATCATCGGGCCCAACGGCGCCGGCAAGACCTCGATCGTGAACTGTATTTCCGGTCGCTACAAGCCGACCGAAGGCCAGCTGTTCTACCAGGGCCGCGACATCACCGGCCTGACGCCGAATGCCCGCGCCTCGCTCGGCATCGGCCGCACCTTCCAGAACCTGGCGCTGTTCCACCATATGAGCGTGCTCGACAACATCATGGTCGGCCGCCATCACCTCCTGAAGAACAATTTCCTCACGGGCTCGCTGTACTGGCTCACCGGCGCCCGCAAGGAGGAACTCGAGCACCGCCGCAAGGTCGAGGAGATCATCGATTTCCTCGATCTGCAGTCGGTGCGCAAAGCCACCGCCGGCACCCTCTCTTACGGCCTGCGCAAGCGCGTGGAACTCGCCCGCGCCATGGCCCTGGAGCCGCGCCTCATCCTCCTCGACGAGCCGATGGCCGGCATGAACTTCGAGGAGAAGGAGGATATGGCCCGCTACATCGTCGATCTCAACGAGGAGTTCGGGATGACCGTGGTGATGATCGAGCACGACATGGGCGTGGTGATGGACATCTCCCATCGCGTCATGGTGCTGGATTTCGGCAAGAAGATCGCCGAGGGCGATCCCGCCGCCGTCCTCGCCGATCCCCACGTCAAGCGCGCCTATCTTGGTGAGGAAGACGAGGTACTGGTCGATCCGGACGATGCCTCACCCGCGCAGGAGAGCGCGGCATGATGGATTATGCAGGGCGCGTCGCGCAGGCCGACACCTATCCCAAGATGCTCCGGCTCAACGCCCAGGAGCATGGCAGCGAGATCGCGCTGCGCGAGAAGGATCTCGGGCTCTGGCGCATCTTCACCTGGAACGACTATCAGAGGCGGGTACGCGATTTCGCACTCGGGCTCGTCGAGCTCGGTCTTGGCCGCGGCGACGTCATCGGCATCATCGGCGACAACCGGCCGGACTGGGTCGCGGCGGAAATCGCGACACATGCGATCGGCGGCCTCAGCCTTGGTCTCTATCGCGACGTACTGGATGAAGAAGCCTCCTATCTCCTGACCTATGGCGAGGCTCAACTCGTCTTCGCCGAGGACGAGGAGCAGGTCGACAAGCTGCTCGCGCTTGCCGAGCGCGTGCCGAAGCTGAAGCACATCATCTATTCCGATCCGCGCGGCATGCGGAAATACGACGATCCCAGGCTGATGTCGGCGGAGAAATTCGCCGAGCTCGGCCGGGCGCGGGCCACGCGGGAGCCGGAGCTTTACGATCGCCTTGTCGACGCGACCAAGGGCGAGGATGTCGCGATTCTCTGCACGACCTCGGGTACCACCTCTCATCCCAAGCTTGCGATGCTCGCCGCCGGCCGCGTGCTCGGCCATTGCGCGACCTATCTCGCCTTCGATCCCAAGGGGCCCGACGACGAATATGTCTCGGTGCTGCCGCTGCCCTGGATCATGGAACAGGTCTACGTGCTCGGCAAAGGCCTGCTCTGCCGGATGAAGATCAACTTCGTCGAAGAGCCTGATACGATGATGAACGATCTGCGCGAGATCGCGCCGACCTTCGTGCTGTTCGCGCCGCGTGTCTGGGAATCGATCGCCGCCGATGTCCGCGCCAAGGTGATGGACGCGACGCCCTTCAAGCAGCGCCTGTTCGACATCGGCATGAAGTCGGGTCTGGCCGCGCTCGCAGAGGGCAAGCGCTCCGGCTTTGCCGACGCCATCCTGTTCCGCGCGCTGCGCGACCGGCTCGGCTTCACCCGCCTACGCTCGGCCGCGACCGGCGGCGCGGCGCTCGGCCCTGAGACCTTCAAGTTCTTTCAGGCGATGGGGGTGCCGCTGCGCACGCTCTACGGCCAGACCGAATTGCTCGGCGCCTACACGCTGCATCCCGAGGGCAAGGTCGATCCCGATACGACAGGCGTGCCGATGGCAGACAGCGTCGAGATCCGGATCGACAATGCCGATGTTCACGGCGTCGGCGAGATCGTGGTGCGGCATCCCAACATGTTCCTCGGCTACTACAAGAACCCCGAGGCCAGCGTCGCCGACATCAAGGACGGCTGGATGTTGTCGGGCGACGCCGGCTACTTCAACGAGAACCGCCAGCTCGTCGTCATCGACCGCATCAAGGACCTCGCCGAGACCTCGCGCGGCGAGCGCTTCTCGCCGCAATTCATCGAAAACAAGCTGAAATTCTCGCCCTACATCGCCGAAGCTGTGGTGTTGGGTGCCGGCCGCGACGCGCTCGCGGCGATGATCTGCATCCGCTACTCCATCATTTCGAAATGGGCGGAGAAGAACCGCCTCTCCTTCACCACCTACAGCGACCTCGCCTCGCGGCCCGAGGTCTATGCGCTGCTCCGGAAGGAGGTCGAGACCGTCAACGCCACGCTGCCGCCGGCGCAGCGCATCTCGCGCTTCCTGCTGCTCTACAAGGAGCTCGATGCCGACGACGGCGAGCTCACCCGCACCCGCAAAGTGCGCCGCAGCGTCATCAACGAGAAATACGCCGGGATCATCGACGCGATCTACCGCGGCGATGCCGACATCCCCGTCGACACCGTGATCCGCTTCCAGGACGGCACCACCCAGCGCGTCCGCACGACGCTGCGCGTGGTCGATCTGCGCGAACACGGGCACATGGCTGAGGCGGCGGAATGAACAAAGTCATCGTCATGCGTGGGCTCGACCCGCGCATCCATCCTCTTCCGAACAAGCTTCCTTCCGCATCGATGGATTGCCGGGTCAAGCCTGGCAATGACGAGCTGGGTCAACCGACATGAACACCGCCTTCCTCTTCCAGCTCCTGGTCAACGGCCTCGTGGTCGGCACGCTCTATGGCGTGGTCGCGATGTCGTTTGTGCTGATCTACAAGGCGACGCAGGTCGTCAATTTCGCGCAAGGTGAATTGCTGCTGGTCGGCGCCTGGGTGTGCTGGGCCTTGCTCGCGAAATACCAGGTGCCGTTCTGGATCGGCATGCCGATCACGCTGGTGTTCATGTTCGTGTTCGGCATCGCCGTCCAGGTCCTGATCCTGCGGCCGATGATCGGCGAACCCATCATCTCGGTGATCATGGTGACGATCGGCCTCTCCACCGTGCTCCAGGCGACGCTGAAATGGATGTTCGGCGTCAACCCGCAGCCGTTCCCCCGCGTGTTCGAGAGCCAGTCGGTCGACCTGTTCGGCCTCCAGATCCAGACCGTCTATGTCATGAGCCTCGTGGTATCGGTCGCGATGATGATCGGCATGGCCTGGTTCTTCCGCGCGTCCAAATACGGCCTTGCGATGCGCGCCACGGCGTTCAATCAGCAGGTCGCGCAGTCGCTCGGCATTTCCGTGAAAAGCGTGTTCGCGATGGCCTGGGCCATCTCGGCTACGGTCTCGGCCGTCGCCGGCGTCGTCGTCGCGGTCGTGAACGGCGTGTCCTCGGGCCTTGCCGCTTACGGCATCAAGGTGTTTCCGGCGGCGATTCTCGGCGGGCTCGACTCCGTCGGCGGCGCCGTGCTGGGTGGCATCATCATCGGGCTGCTCGAGAACGTCGCGCAATATGTCGACAGCGAGTATCTGCACTGGGGCAATCTCTACGAGATCGCGCCGTTCTACGTCCTCATCATCGTGCTGATGATCAAGCCCTACGGGCTATTCGGCACCCACGACATCGAGCGGATTTGATCCATGGCCGGCCCTGCCCTCATCCCCGCTGGTGATTTCCGCACCACGTACGCCGCGGACACCACGATCTTCCCGACCACGACCAGCCGCAATTTTGCGATCGCCGGCGTGCTGCTGCTGTGCCTCGCGCCGCAATTCTTCAGCGGCTACTGGCTGAGCATCCTGATCCAGATCGGCATCTTCTCGATCGCGGCGCTCGGGCTGAACATCCTGGTCGGCTTCACCGGCCAGATCTCGATCGGGCACGCCGCGTTCTTCCTGCTCGGCGCCTTCACCTCGGCCTATATCTCAAACAACGCGCCGATCCCGGTGTTCTTCGCGATCCCGCTCGCCGGCATCGTCACTGCGCTGGTCGGTCTGATCTTCGGGATACCGGCGGCGCGGCTGAAGGGGCTCTATCTCGTCATCGCGACGCTGGCGGCGCAATACATCCTGCTCGACTTCTTCTCCCGCGCGGAGTGGTTCACAGGCGGCTCGGTGCCGGCCAGCGCCAATCCGTTCTCGATCTTCGGCTTCACGCTGCGCGGCGACAGGCAGTATTTCTACGTCGTGCTGGCCTATGTGCTGGCGAGCTACGTCCTCGTCACCAATCTGATGCGCACGCGCGACGGCCGCGCGCTGGTGGCGATCCGCGACCATTATCTCTCCGCCGAGATCATGGGCATCAACCTCACCAAATACCGTACGTTGTCGTTCGGGCTTGCCGCCTTCTTCGCCGGCATCGCCGGCGCGCTCTACGCGCATTATCAGCTCGTGGTCTCGCAGGAAGGTTTCGGCATCGAGCGCTCGATCCTGTTCCTGGCCATGATCATCATCGGCGGTACCGGCTCGATCATGGGCACGCTGATGGGTACCGCCTTCGTGGTGCTGCTGCCCGAGGCGATGGAGTTCGTCAGCCACTATCTCAAGGGCGGCGCGATCGACAAGGCGCTGTCGCTCAACAACAACATCACCTTCCTGCGCGAAATCGCGATCGGGGTGATCATCATCGCGTTCCTGATGTTCGAGCCCGATGGCCTCGCGCATCGTTGGCGACAGATCAAAGCCTATTGGAAACTCTACCCGTTCTCGCATTGAGCGCGGAAACTTCACTTAAACAATAAACAGGAGGAACCGACCCATGACGATGAAGTCCCTTTTGAGCACCGCATCGCTCACGATCGCGATCGCCGCATTTTCGGCCGGCGCGCAAGCCCAGATCGCGATCGGGCATCTCGCCGATTATTCCGGCGGCACCTCCGACGTCGGCACGCCTTATGGGCAGGCCGTCGCCGACACTTTCGCCTGGGTCAACAAGAACGGCGGCGTCGGCGGCAAGCAGCTCAACGTCGATACCAACGATTACGGCTATCAGGTGCCGCGCGCCATCGCGCTGTACAAGAAGTGGTCGGCGCCGGACAGCAAGGTCGCCGCGATCATGGGCTGGGGCACCGCGGACACCGAGGCGCTGACTGGCTTCCTCGCCCAGGACAAGATTCCGGACATGTCCGGCTCTTACGCCGCCGCCCTCACCGATCCCGAAGGCGTCAGCGGCAAGGCCAAGCCTGCGCCTTACAATTTCTTCTATGGCCCGAGCTATTCCGACGCGCTGCGCGCGATGCTGATGTGGGCGGCCGAGGACTGGAAGGCCAAAGGCAAGTCCGGCAAGCCCAAGTTCGTGCACATGGGCGCCAACCATCCTTACCCGAACGCGCCGAAGGCCGCCGGCGAAGCCATGGCACAGGAGCTCGGCTTCGAAGTGCTGCCGCCGTTGGTGTTCGCGCTCGCGCCGGGCGACTACAGCGCACAGTGCCTGAGCCTGAAATCCTCCGGTGCCAATTACGCCTATCTCGGCAACACCGCGGCCTCCAACATTTCGGTGATGAAGGCCTGCAAGACTGCCGGGGTCGAGGTCCAGTTCCTCGGCAATGTCTGGGGCATGGACGAGAACGCCGCCAAGACGGCCGGAGATGCCGCCAACGGCGTGATCTTCCCGCTGCGCACCGCGGTGAGCTGGGGCGGCGATGCACCCGGCATGAAGACGGTGATGGAGATCTCGAAGATGTCCGACCCCACCGGCAAGGTCTATCGCCCGGTGCACTACATCGCCGCCGTCTGTTCGTCGCTCTACATGAAAGAGGCGATCGAATGGGCCGCCAAGAACGGTGGCGCCACCGGCGAGAACGTCGCCAAGGGCTTCCACCAGAAGAAGGACTGGGTGCCGGCCGGGATGGAAGGCGTCTGCAATGCCTCGACCTGGACCGAGAAGGACCATCGCGGCACGCTGAAGGTCGATCTCTATCGCACCAAGGTCTCGGGCGCGACCGACGGCGACCTCAACGACCTCATGTCCAAGGGCACGATCAAGCTCGAGAAGGTCAAGACCGTGGAGTTGCCGCGCAAACCCGAATTGCTGGGCTGGTGAGCTGATCACTTCGTCGTTCCGGGGCGATGCAAATGCATCGAACCCGGAACCTCGAGATTCCGGGTTCGGTCCTGCAGCCGCCCCGGAATGACGGATTGAATGGAAGACGACATGACCGACACCTTCGAAGCTACCCACGCCAAGCCGGCCGTCGTCCCCGCGCCGCCCCTCCTCAGCGTGCGCAACATCGAGGTCGTCTATGACGACGTCATCCTGGTGCTGCGCGGCCTCAGCCTCGACGTGCCCAAGGGCGCTATCGTGGCGCTGCTCGGGGCCAACGGCGCCGGCAAGTCGACGACGCTGAAGGCGATCTCGGGGCTGCTCAAGACCGAGGACGGCGAGGTCACGCGCGGCGAGATCCTGTTCGAGGGCGACCGCATCAACGGCATCGACCCCGACAAGATCGTGCGCCGCGGCATCTTCCAGGTGATGGAGGGCCGACGCATCGTCGCCGACATGACCTCGCTGGAGAACCTGAGGCTCGGCGCCTTCACCCGGAGGGATCGCGAGGTCGATGCCGATCTCGACATGGTCTTCAACTACTTCCCGCGCCTGAAGGAACGCACCGGCCTCGCCGGTTATCTCTCGGGCGGCGAGCAGCAGATGCTTGCGATCGGCCGCGCGCTCATGGCGCGCCCGAAGATGATCCTGATGGACGAGCCGTCCATGGGTCTGTCGCCGCTGCTGGTGAAAGAGGTGTTCTCGATCATCCAGAAGATCAATCGCGACCTCGGTGTCACCATTTTGCTGGTCGAGCAGAACGCACGCGCCGCGCTCTCGGTGGCGAGCCACGGCTACATCATGGAGCAAGGCAAGGTGGTGCTCGACGGCACCGCCGACGAGCTGCGCGACAACGAGGACGTCAAGGAATTCTATCTCGGCGGCGCCGGCGACCAGCGCAAGAGCTTCAAGAACCTCAAGAGCTTCAAGCGGCGCAAGCGCTGGCTGTGATCCACATTGAGCCTAGCCTAGCACCTGCTCCGCTTCCGTGACCGCGCAGAGAACATGATAGAACGACGACGCAGGAATGGTGTCGACCAGCGATTTCCCGTCGCGGTCGAACTGATCGTACCAGCCGCCCTTCACGGGATGGTTGAGATAATGTCGTTCCAGTCTCATCAGCGCCGCACGCGCCTCATCCGCCGCGCCCGCCTCGCCGGACTCGGCCTGCGCGGTCCACGCCTTCGCGATCTCGGTCTGCGGCCACAGCCG
This genomic stretch from Bradyrhizobium daqingense harbors:
- a CDS encoding ABC transporter substrate-binding protein gives rise to the protein MTMKSLLSTASLTIAIAAFSAGAQAQIAIGHLADYSGGTSDVGTPYGQAVADTFAWVNKNGGVGGKQLNVDTNDYGYQVPRAIALYKKWSAPDSKVAAIMGWGTADTEALTGFLAQDKIPDMSGSYAAALTDPEGVSGKAKPAPYNFFYGPSYSDALRAMLMWAAEDWKAKGKSGKPKFVHMGANHPYPNAPKAAGEAMAQELGFEVLPPLVFALAPGDYSAQCLSLKSSGANYAYLGNTAASNISVMKACKTAGVEVQFLGNVWGMDENAAKTAGDAANGVIFPLRTAVSWGGDAPGMKTVMEISKMSDPTGKVYRPVHYIAAVCSSLYMKEAIEWAAKNGGATGENVAKGFHQKKDWVPAGMEGVCNASTWTEKDHRGTLKVDLYRTKVSGATDGDLNDLMSKGTIKLEKVKTVELPRKPELLGW
- a CDS encoding Crp/Fnr family transcriptional regulator; translation: MISEDHLKRVAAWSRELTQAEIEVARGGITERSYGTGETVFMRGDTFDYWAGMVSGLARMGGVSRDGKETSLAGLTAGAWFGEGSVLKNEPRRYDVVALRGSRVALMERSAFMWLFENSVGFNRFLVRQLNERLGQFIGMLEVNRTLDATARLARSIASLFNPILYPESTAHLEITQEEIGALSGMSRQNANRALNRLEKEGLLRLEYGGVTILDIERLRGYGD
- a CDS encoding branched-chain amino acid ABC transporter permease: MNTAFLFQLLVNGLVVGTLYGVVAMSFVLIYKATQVVNFAQGELLLVGAWVCWALLAKYQVPFWIGMPITLVFMFVFGIAVQVLILRPMIGEPIISVIMVTIGLSTVLQATLKWMFGVNPQPFPRVFESQSVDLFGLQIQTVYVMSLVVSVAMMIGMAWFFRASKYGLAMRATAFNQQVAQSLGISVKSVFAMAWAISATVSAVAGVVVAVVNGVSSGLAAYGIKVFPAAILGGLDSVGGAVLGGIIIGLLENVAQYVDSEYLHWGNLYEIAPFYVLIIVLMIKPYGLFGTHDIERI
- a CDS encoding long-chain fatty acid--CoA ligase is translated as MMDYAGRVAQADTYPKMLRLNAQEHGSEIALREKDLGLWRIFTWNDYQRRVRDFALGLVELGLGRGDVIGIIGDNRPDWVAAEIATHAIGGLSLGLYRDVLDEEASYLLTYGEAQLVFAEDEEQVDKLLALAERVPKLKHIIYSDPRGMRKYDDPRLMSAEKFAELGRARATREPELYDRLVDATKGEDVAILCTTSGTTSHPKLAMLAAGRVLGHCATYLAFDPKGPDDEYVSVLPLPWIMEQVYVLGKGLLCRMKINFVEEPDTMMNDLREIAPTFVLFAPRVWESIAADVRAKVMDATPFKQRLFDIGMKSGLAALAEGKRSGFADAILFRALRDRLGFTRLRSAATGGAALGPETFKFFQAMGVPLRTLYGQTELLGAYTLHPEGKVDPDTTGVPMADSVEIRIDNADVHGVGEIVVRHPNMFLGYYKNPEASVADIKDGWMLSGDAGYFNENRQLVVIDRIKDLAETSRGERFSPQFIENKLKFSPYIAEAVVLGAGRDALAAMICIRYSIISKWAEKNRLSFTTYSDLASRPEVYALLRKEVETVNATLPPAQRISRFLLLYKELDADDGELTRTRKVRRSVINEKYAGIIDAIYRGDADIPVDTVIRFQDGTTQRVRTTLRVVDLREHGHMAEAAE
- a CDS encoding ABC transporter ATP-binding protein, with translation MNAPSPGGICLVATSLEVRGVSLRFGGVRALTDVGFAIREGELFSIIGPNGAGKTSIVNCISGRYKPTEGQLFYQGRDITGLTPNARASLGIGRTFQNLALFHHMSVLDNIMVGRHHLLKNNFLTGSLYWLTGARKEELEHRRKVEEIIDFLDLQSVRKATAGTLSYGLRKRVELARAMALEPRLILLDEPMAGMNFEEKEDMARYIVDLNEEFGMTVVMIEHDMGVVMDISHRVMVLDFGKKIAEGDPAAVLADPHVKRAYLGEEDEVLVDPDDASPAQESAA
- a CDS encoding ABC transporter ATP-binding protein — encoded protein: MTDTFEATHAKPAVVPAPPLLSVRNIEVVYDDVILVLRGLSLDVPKGAIVALLGANGAGKSTTLKAISGLLKTEDGEVTRGEILFEGDRINGIDPDKIVRRGIFQVMEGRRIVADMTSLENLRLGAFTRRDREVDADLDMVFNYFPRLKERTGLAGYLSGGEQQMLAIGRALMARPKMILMDEPSMGLSPLLVKEVFSIIQKINRDLGVTILLVEQNARAALSVASHGYIMEQGKVVLDGTADELRDNEDVKEFYLGGAGDQRKSFKNLKSFKRRKRWL
- a CDS encoding ABC transporter, coding for MNKVIVMRGLDPRIHPLPNKLPSASMDCRVKPGNDELGQPT
- a CDS encoding branched-chain amino acid ABC transporter permease, coding for MAGPALIPAGDFRTTYAADTTIFPTTTSRNFAIAGVLLLCLAPQFFSGYWLSILIQIGIFSIAALGLNILVGFTGQISIGHAAFFLLGAFTSAYISNNAPIPVFFAIPLAGIVTALVGLIFGIPAARLKGLYLVIATLAAQYILLDFFSRAEWFTGGSVPASANPFSIFGFTLRGDRQYFYVVLAYVLASYVLVTNLMRTRDGRALVAIRDHYLSAEIMGINLTKYRTLSFGLAAFFAGIAGALYAHYQLVVSQEGFGIERSILFLAMIIIGGTGSIMGTLMGTAFVVLLPEAMEFVSHYLKGGAIDKALSLNNNITFLREIAIGVIIIAFLMFEPDGLAHRWRQIKAYWKLYPFSH
- a CDS encoding MFS transporter — translated: MSGVARSSALAPFRIRNYRFQWPSDLLTSWAFEVETLVLGWYILVETGSVLLLTVLASLQFVGTLVAPVFGMIGDRIGHRDLLVVMRLAYTVLSSTIMVLALTGHLSPLSVMIIVAIMGLIRPSDLGVRGALLAEIMPPEQLVGAISVGRTTQDSARIAGALTGAGLFAVLGIGLVYVAIACLYFVAALLMLCLTRPKRTVTTSDLPANSHAISRLFGDLKEGIVYAWNGPGMRAALCVAFLANLTAFPFTGGLLPYIARDIFLTDQTGLGYLSASFAVGSLIGSVTLSLVSGLRIARLLIGATLAWYAMLLVFVEVRTMPVAMACLVLAGIAQSMSMISAAVILMRTASAHLRGRVMGVRMMVIYGLPLGLLAAGSLIDIIGYSATGSLYAALGIIAMLAIAIRWRADLWPEHAPANAR